The Streptomyces racemochromogenes DNA segment GAGGAGAGCACGCAGCCGAGTGACGAGTCCACGGACACCGGACCGCAAAGCACCGAGGGGTCCGGCACGGGTGAGACAGTGGACCGTTGAGCGATGCCGTGGCCGTTCGGCCTGGGGACGATGAGGTGGGGTTGCGATGAACGCGCCGTACGACGGTGACCGCGCGCAGGGCACTGGCGGGCCAACGCCCTCCCAGGGCACTGCCCCGGGCGCTCAGGTGCCCGGACAGGTTCCCGCGCCCGCGCCCGCACAGGACCACGACCCGTACGTCCAGGACGCCTACGACTACGACCCCTACCGGTCGCAGGACCTGTCGGCCCAGGACCCGGTGACCGAGGCCCTCTACGACCGGGCCTCGCACCCCCCGCCGGCGCCGGGCACGTACCAGGAGGCCGGTCCGCTCTACGCGGCCCCCCAGGCCCCCTCCCACGGCCCCGACCCCCGCGTCTGGGCCCAGACCCCGCCGCCGGAGCCGGACGGCCCGTCCCGCCACCTGCCCTACGGCGATCACGCGGCGACGACGCAGTTCGTCGGAGTGGACTCGCTCGTGACCCGGGCGTCCGAGGAGGAGCCCGAGCCCGACGCCTTCACGCACCTCTACCGCGACCAGCAGGCCGCCCCCGGCGTCGCCGGCCCGGCCGCCGAGGACGCACCGGTCGCGGCACCGGCACCGGCCAAGCCCGCCGGCAAGGCGGCCAGCCTGCTCAAGTCCAGCGCCCTGATGGCGGCCGGCACGATCGTCTCCCGCATCACCGGTTTCGGCCGCACCCTGGTGATCGCGGGCGCCATCGGCGTCGCCACCCTCAACGACTCCTACCAGGTCGCCAACACCCTGCCGACGATGATCTACGTCCTCGTCGGCGGCGGCGCCCTCAACGCCGTCTTCATCCCGCAGCTCGTGCGCGCGATGAAGAACGACGCCGACGGCGGCGAGGCCTACGCCAACCGCCTGCTCACGCTCGTCATCACGCTGCTCGGCGCGGTCACCACGGTCTGCGTGCTCGCGGCACCGTTGTTCATCCGCATGATGTCCCCGACGATCGCGGACGATCCCAAGCGCCTCGACGTCGCGGTGGCCTTCGCCCACTACTGCCTGCCCACGATGTTCTTCATGGGCGTCCACGTGGTGCTCGGTCAGATCCTCAACGCACGGGGCCGGTTCGGGGCGATGATGTGGACCCCGGTCCTCAACAACATCGTCGTCATCGCCACCTTCGGCGCCTTCATCTGGGCCTTCGGCGGCTTCACGACCTCCGGCGTCTCGGAGGGGACCATCACCCCGGAGGGCGTCCGCCTCCTGGGCCTCGGCACCCTGCTCGGACTGGCCGTCCAGTCCCTCGCGATGCTGCCCTACCTGCGCGACGCCGGCTTCAAGCCGCGCCTGCGCTTCGACTGGAAGGGCCACGGCCTCGGCAAGGCGGCCGGCCTGGCCAAGTGGACGTTCTTCTTCGTCCTCGCCAACCAGATCGGCCTCGTCGTCGTCACCCAGCTCGCCACCGCGGCGGGCACCGCCGCCGAGAAGCAGGGCCACGGCGGCACCGGCATCACCGCCTACAACTACGCGCTGCTGCTGTGGCAGATGCCGCAGGCCATCATCACCGTCTCCGTCATGACGGCCGTCCTGCCGCGCATCTCCCGCTCCGCGCACGACGGCGATGCCGCCGCGGTCCGCGACGACATCTCCTACGGCCTGCGCACGTCGGCCGTCGCCATCGTGCCCTGCGCCTTCGCCTTCCTCGCGCTGGGCGTCCCGATGGCCACCCTGCTCTACGCGAGCGCGGGCAAGGACGCCCTGAACATCGGTTACGTCCTGATGGCCTTCGGCCTCGGCCTGATCCCCTACTCCGTCCAGTACGTGGTCCTGCGCGGGTTCTACGCCTACGAGGACACCCGGACGCCGTTCTACAACACGGTCATCGTCGCGGCGGTCAACGCCGGTGTCTCCGCCCTCGCCTACTTCGTGCTCCCGGCCCGCTGGGCCGTCGTCGGCATGGCCGCCGCGTACGGCCTCGGCTACGTGGTCGGCGTCGGCGTTGCCTGGCGCCGGCTCAAGGCCCGTCTCGGCGGAGACCTCGACGGCGCCCACGTCATGCGCACCTACACCCGCCTGATCGGGGCCTGCGTCCCGGCCGCCGCGGTGGGCGGCGCCGCCGCCTACGGGGTCATGCGGGTCCTGGGCAGCGGAGCCCTCGGTTCCGTCGCCGCCCTGGTCGCGGGCGGCATCGCCCTGGCGGCCGTGTTCCTCCTCGCCGCCAAGCGGATGCGGATCGAAGAGCTCAACTCCATGGTCGGAATGGTCCGCGGACGTCTGGGGCGCTGATGCGCACAACCGTCGCCCCCTTTCGTGTGTCGTGCATAGCGGCGGACTGTGGGCACAATTGGCATGGCTTCGCGGACTGGCCGACAGCGCGCAACGGATGGGGAGGCAGGGACGACGGTGGCGGAACGTAGCACGGCTGCCGTCGACGTGGCCCACAACAGCGGCGAGCAGCCGCTGGCCGCAGATGCGGCCAAGGCCACGGCCGACGGGGTGGACGCCAAGAACGGAAAAGCCTCGGACGGACCCGTGCCCGAAAAGGACGGCGAGCGCCCGGCCGCGGCACCCGCGGCCGCGCCGGAACTGCACAGCGGGCACAAGCTCGCGCGGCGCTACCGCCTGGAGGAGTGCGTCACCCGTCTGGACGGGTTCAGCAGCTGGCGCGCCATGGACGAGAAGCTGCGCCGCGCGGTGGGCGTCCACCTGCTGCCCGCGGACCACCCCAGGGCCCGCAGCGTCCTGGCCGCCGCCCGCTCCTCCGCCCTGCTCGGCGACCCCCGGTTCGTCCAGGTCCTCGACGCCGTGGAGGAGAACGACCTCGTCTACGTCGTCCACGAGTGGCTGCCCGACGCCACCGAACTGACCTCGGTCCTCGCCGCCGGCACCCTCGAACCCCACGAGGCCTACCAGCTGGTCAGCCAGGTGTCCCAGGCCATGGCCGCCGCCCACCGCGAGGGCCTGGCCCACCTGCGCCTGACGCCCAGCGCCATACTGCGCACCTCCACCGGCCAGTACCGCATCCGCGGCCTCGCCGTGAACGCCGCCCTGCGCGGCATCACCAGCGACACCCCGCAGCGGGCGGACACCGAGGCGATCGGCGCACTGCTGTACGCCTCCCTCACCCAGCGCTGGCCCTACGAGAACGACGCGTACGGCCTGCGCGGCCTGCCCAAGGGCGTCGGTCTACTCGCCCCCGACCAGGTCCGGGCCGGCGTCCACCGGGGCCTCGGCGAGCTCGCCATGCGCGCCCTCGCCAACGACGGGGCGACCGCGTCCCGCCAGGAGCCCGCCTGCACCAGCCCCGAGGAGCTGGCCAAGGCCGTCGCCGAGATGCCCCGCATCCGGCCGCCGGAGCCCGCCTTCACCGCCCCTCCCGAGTACCAGCACACCACCTACCAGCAGGGCACCTACGGACGCCCCGCGCCGGTGGGGCTGCCGACCACCCAGGCGGTCCCGCCCGTCCCCCCCGCCGCCGCTGCAGAGCCGTACCGGGCGCGCCCTGAAGTGGGGCGTCGCCGCCCTGCTGATCGTCGCCCTGGGCCTCGGCAGCTGGCAGCTCGCCGACACCCTCCTGGACCACGGCAAGTCGGGGGGTGACAACACCCAGACCCAGCAGCAGGGCCCCAACGACACCGCGCAGAAGAAGGAGCCCGTCCCGCTCTCCATCAAGGGGGCGCAGGAGTACGCGCCGGACGGCAGCCCGCAGAACGCCGGGCTCGTCGCCAAGACGTACGACGGGGACACCTCCAGCTACTGGCGGACCAGGAGCTACGACGACGGCCCCGAGTTCAAGATCAAGGACGGCGTCGGGATCGTCTACGACCTCGGCTCCGAGCTGGAGGTCGGCGAGGCCTCGATAGCGCTGAAGTACCCGGGCGACCACACCACGCTGACCCTCTACGCGGCCGACTCCATGCGCCCCTCCAAGGGCGGCGTCGGCTCCATGAAGAAGATCGCGGCCACGACCACCAAGGACACCGGCGTCAAGCTGACCGCGGAGAAGCCGGTCAAGACGCGCTACGTGCTCGTGTGGATCACCGCCATGCCGTTCGCCGAGTACGAGGACTTCAGCAAGGCCGGCTACAAGCAGGGCATCTCGGACGTGAAGTTCAAGGGCTGACGCAGTCAGGGGGAGGGGGCTCACCGTTGGACGACGCCGCGGCAGGCGAGCACAGCGACCAGGATCTCCTCTCCCTGCACGTCGCCGGCGATCCCGACGCCTTCGGGGAGCTCGTACGGCGCCACCGCGACCGGCTCTGGGCCGTCGCGCTGCGCACCCTCGGCGACCGCGAGGAGGCCGCCGACGCCGTCCAGGACGCCCTCGTCTCCGCCTACCGGGCCGCCCACACCTTCCGGGGCGATTCCGCGGTCACCACCTGGCTGCACCGGATCACCGTCAACGCCTGCCTCGACCGCGCCCGCAAGGCCGCCTCCCGCCGGACCGCCCCCCTCGACGACACGGACCGCCTGGAGCGGCTGCTGGAGCCCCACGAGTCCGCCGAGGCACCCGCGGAGCGCCAGGACCTCCACCGCCAGCTCCTGGCCGCCCTCAGCACCCTCCCGGCCGAGCAGCGGGCCGCCCTCGTCCTCGTCGACATGCAGGGATACCCCGTCGCCGAGGCGGCCCGCATCCTCGACGTCCCCACCGGCACCGTGAAGAGCCGGTGCGCGCGGGGCCGGGCCAAACTCCTCCCGATGCTCACTCATCTGCGCACGGATGCCGGGGATAACACCACCTCGGAGCGGGGAAGGAACCGGACGCCGGGGACAGCCGTCCCACCTGCGGCAGACACCAGGAACCCAGAACCGGATCCAGACGCTGTGAAGGGCGGAGGTGGACGACCGTGAGCCCCTCGAGCGGCATGACCGGCACTGCCGGCACGACCTGGCACCCGGAGGTATCGGAGATCTCCGACCTCACCGAAGGACTGCTCCCCCCCTCCCGCAGCTCCGAGGTGCGCCGCCACCTCGGGAACTGCGCCCTGTGCGCCGACGTGCTCGCCTCCCTGGAGGAGATCCGGTCCCTCCTCGGCACCCTCCCGGGGCCGCCGCGCATGCCCTCGTCCATCGCCGGCCGGATCGACGCGGCCCTTGCCGCCGAGGCGCTCCTCGACTCGACGACACCCCGGGCCGAGGCCCCCGTCTCCGAACCGCACCCAGCGGGCGATGTTTCACGTGAAACATCGCCGGCGACCACGGGCGGCTCGGGGCGCAACGAGGCCCACCGGCCCACGGGTCACCCGTCCGGCCCAACCGGTCCCGGCCGTCGTCGTGCCCGGCGCCGTATCGCCGTCCTCACCGGACTGGCCGGGGCGGCCGCCTGCGCGCTCGCCGTGGTGCTCTTCAACGGACTGGGCGGCACCGGCTCGCACGACACCGCCACGCGCAACGACACGGCGAGGGCCTCCGCCGACGCCGCGACCCCCGGCGAGTACACCGCACAGGGACTCGGACAGAACGTCCGGCAGCTGCTCGCCGGTGAAGCCGCGGCGAACACCCCGAAGACCGCACCGGGCGAGACCGACAGGAGCATGGGGCTGCAGGAAGCCTCCCCCGGGCTGGCTCCCGCCGACCGGCTCCCCTCTCCCGCCCCGGCCGCCGTCCCGCCCTGCGTCCAGCAGGGCACCGGCCGGAGCGAACCGCCGGTCGCCGCCGCGCGCGGCAGCTACCAGGGCACTCCCGTCTACCTCCTCGTTCTGCCGCACCCGGGTGACCCCGCCCGGGTGGACGCGTATCTCGTGCCTGCGGGCTGTGCGGACAACCCGGCGCAAACGCCGGACAAGCCCCTGCTGACCAGCACATATCCCCGCAACTGACGGCATTACGGGGTGGCCCACCGCGCGTTGCGGGACGGGAGGGGCCAAGCGGGGAATGTGCGCGCCGTAGGATCCGTTGGGTGGGGTGAGAGTCCGCACCGGCCCCCGGTAGGCAGCACGAAGTCCGCAGAGACGAGGAAAGAACCCGTGAGCGACGTACGAAACGTGATCATCATCGGCTCCGGGCCGGCCGGTTACACGGCCGCCCTGTACACCGCACGCGCTTCGCTCAACCCCCTGGTCTTCGAAGGTGCCGTCACCGCCGGCGGCGCGCTCATGAACACCACCGAGGTCGAGAACTTCCCCGGCTTCCGGGACGGCATCATGGGCCCGGACCTCATGGACAACATGCGCGACCAGGCCGAGCGCTTCGGCGCCGAGCTCGTCCCGGACGACGTCGTCGCCGTGGACCTCACCGGTGAGATCAAGACCGTCACGGACACCGCCGGCACGGTGCACCGCGCCAAGGCCGTCATCGTCACCACCGGTTCCCAGCACCGCAAGCTCGGCCTGCCCAACGAGGACGCCCTCTCCGGACGCGGTGTCTCCTGGTGCGCCACCTGTGACGGGTTCTTCTTCAAGGACCAGGACATCGCCGTCGTCGGCGGCGGCGACACCGCGATGGAGGAGGCCACCTTCCTCTCCCGGTTCGCCAAGTCCGTCACGATCGTCCACCGCCGTGACAGCCTGCGCGCCTCCAAGACCATGCAGGACCGCGCCTTCGCCGACCCGAAGATCAAGTTCGCCTGGGACAGCGAGGTCGCCGAGATCCACGGCGAGCAGAAGCTCTCCGGCCTCACCCTGCGCAACACCAAGACCGGTGAGACCTCCGAGCTGCCCGTGACCGGCCTGTTCATCGCCGTCGGACACGACCCGCGCACCGAGCTGTTCACCGGCCAGCTCGACCTGGACGACGAGGGCTACCTCAAGGTCGACGCCCCCTCGACCCGCACCAACCTGACGGGTGTGTTCGGCGCCGGCGACGTCGTGGACCACACCTACCGCCAGGCGATCACCGCGGCCGGCACCGGCTGCTCCGCCGCCCTCGACGCGGAGCGCTTCCTCGCGGCGCTCGCGGACACCGAGCCGGCGGCCGCGACCGTCTGACCCGGCTCCATCCCCACACCCCACACCCCGTAGAAGAGAAGGAGGCCGCAGTGGCCGGCACCCTCAAGAACGTGACCGACGCGGACTTCGACGACGTCGTCCTGCGCAGCGACAAGCCCGTCCTGGTGGACTTCTGGGCCGAGTGGTGCGGCCCGTGCCGCCAGATCGCGCCTTCGCTGGAGGCGATCGCCGCCGAGCACGGCGACCAGATCGAGATCGTGAAGCTCAACATCGACCAGAACCCGGGCACCGCCGCCAAGTACGGCGTCATGTCCATCCCGACCCTGAACGTCTACCAGGGCGGCGAGGTCGTGAAGACCATCGTCGGTGCGAAGCCGAAGGCCGCCATCCTGCGCGACCTGTCCGACTTCGTCGAGGTGCAGGCCTGATCGGCCGCTCCGCGCGGTCGGCAGTGACCACGTGAAACGGGGCCGTCCCTGAAGGGGCGGCCCCGTTCGCATGTCCGGTGACCCAGGCGCTCACAGCGGGCGCAGGGCCGGCTCCTTGCGGGCCCTCGCTCCGCCCAACAGACGGTCCAGGGCGAGCTCCACGTCTTCCTTCCACGACAACGTCGTGCGCAGCTCCAACCTCAGCCGGGGGTGGGACGGATGGGGGCGTACGGTCTTGAACCCCACCGACAGCAGGTGGTCGGCCGGCAGCAGACAGGCGGGCCGCTCCCAACGCGTCTCGCCGAACGCCTCGATCGCCTTGAACCCCCGTCGCAGCAGGTCTTTCGCGACCGTCTGGACCATCACCCGCCCCAGGCCCTGCCCCTGGTACCCCGGCATGATCCATGCCGTGATCAGCTGCACCGCGTCCGGGGACACCGGGCTCGTCGGGAAGGAAGCGGCCCTCGGTACGTAGGCGGGCGGGGCGTACAGCACGAACCCGACCGGGACCTCGTCCACGTAGACCACCCGGCCGCAGGAGCCCCAGTCCAGCAGGACGGCCGAGATCCAGGCCTCCTTCTCCAGCTCCGGAGTGCCCGCCTTCACGGCGGCCTCGCCGGTGACGGGATCCAGCTCCCAGAACACACAGCTCCGGCAACGCCTGGGCAGATCCTGGAGGTTGTCCAGCGTGAGCGGTACCAACCGACGACCCATGCCCACATCGTAAGCACTGCCCCCTGCTTCTTCGAGTGTGGACACCTCGAAGAAGCAGGGGGCAGCGAGTGGAGCGAGTCGGAGGTACTACTCCCCGGAAAGACCCTGTTCGAGGACTCGGCCCTCACCCGGGGCCAGCGTTCCCAGGATGCGCTCCAGATCCTCCATGGACGCGAACTCGACGGTGATCTTGCCCTTCTTCTGGCCCAGATCCACCTTCACCCGGGTCTCGAACCGGTCCGACAGACGGGTCGCCAGCTCGCTGAGCGCCGGGGACACCCGCGCCCCGGCCCGCGGACCCTTGGGCTTCACGGTGCTCGACGGCTCCGAGCCCATCAGCTGGATGATCTCCTCGACCGAGCGCACCGACAGACCCTCGGCCACGATCCGCTCGGCAAGACGGAGCTGCTCCCCGAAGTCCTCCACGGATACGAGCGCCCGCGCGTGACCCGCCAGCAGCACACCGGAGGCCACCTTGAGCTGCACGTCGGGCGAGAGCCTCAGCAGCCGCAGGGTGTTGGTGACCTGCGGACGCGAGCGCCCGATCCGGTCCGCCAGCTGGTCGTGCGTGCAGTTGAACTCCTTGAGGAGCTGGTCGTACGCCGCGGCCTCCTCCAGCGGGTTCAGCTGCACGCGGTGCAGGTTCTCCAGGAGGGCGTCCAGCAGGAGCTTGTCGTCGTCCGTCGCCCGGATGATCGCCGGGATGGACTCCAGCCCCGCCAGCCCGCAGGCGCGGAACCGGCGCTCGCCCATGATCAGCTCGTAGCGGCCGGGTTCCGTCTCCCGGACCACCACCGGCTGGAGCAGGCCCACCGTCTGGATCGAGGTCACCAGCTCGGCCAGCGCGTCCTCGTCGAGGTGCTGCATGTTGCGCGGCTGCTTCGGGTTCGGCGAGATCGCGTCCAGCGGAAGCTCCGCGAAGGTCGCTCCCGCCACCTCGTTGCCCGCCGGCTCCGCAGCTGCCGGCTCCACCGGCACCGATGTTTCACGTGAAACATCCGCCTGGACCAACGCGGCGAGCTTCGCCGCGGCGATCCCCCGCTCCGACGGGAGCACCGGCACCGCCGACGGGTTAGCCGACCCGGTACCCACCACCGGCGTCTTCTCCTGGGGAGCGGACGGGATCAGCGCGCCGAGCCCCCGCCCCAGACCCCTACGTCGCTCGCTCACTGGATACCCTCCGCCACACTCTGCGTGCTGTTCATGCCCGCGCCCAGATGGGCGTGCTGGGCGTCGTAATGGATTCCGGCCCCCCGCAGGGCGATCTCCCGCGCTGCTTCCAGGTAGGAAAGGGCGCCGCTCGAGCCCGGATCGTACGTGAGGACCGTCTGCCCGTAGCTCGGGGCCTCCGAGATCCGCACCGACCGCGGGATGCTCGTGCGCAGCACCTCCTTGCCGAAGTGGGTGCGCACCTCGTCCGCCACCTGTGAGGCCAGCCGCGTCCTGCCGTCGTACATCGTCAGCAGGATCGTCGAGACGTGCAGGGCCGGGTTCAGGTGGGCCCGCACCAGGTCGACGTTGCGCAGCAGCTGTCCCAGGCCCTCCAGCGCGTAGTACTCGCACTGGATGGGGATCAGCACCTCCGCGCCGGCCACCATGGCGTTCACCGTCAGCAGGCCCAGCGAGGGCGGGCAGTCGATGAGGATGTAGTCGAGCGGCTGCTCGTACGCCTGGATCGCCCGCTGGAGCCGGCTCTCACGGGCCACCAGCGACACCAGCTCGATCTCCGCACCGGCGAGGTCGATCGTGGCCGGGGCACAGAAGAGCCCTTCCACGTCCACCACCGGCTGGACGACCTCCAGCAGGGGACGGCTGTCCACGAGCACGTCGTAGATGGACGGCACATCCGCGTGGTGGTCGATGCCCAGCGCGGTGGAGGCGTTGCCCTGCGGGTCGAGGTCGATGACCAGGACGCGCGCACCGTGCAGGGCGAGCGAGGCGGCCAGGTTCACGGTCGTCGTGGTCTTGCCGACGCCGCCCTTCTGGTTGGCCACGACCATGATCCGGGTCTGTGCGGGCCGCGGCAGGGCGGCACCGTTGTGCCCCAGGGAGTGGACCGCCTGCTGGGCGGCGCGGGCGAGCGGGGTGTCCTCGATGTCGTCGTTGTCCACGAGGGGCGGGGACGATGTTTCACGTGAAACATCCTCACCCGGCGATTCAGAGCGGGGACCGGGGACCGGATCGGCCATCGGCCCCGCGAGGTTGGCGTCGGACCGCACGGTGTCACTCTCCTCGGCAGCGGGCTCGCGATGAACAGAGCCTGCCATGCCACCCGGGTCGCGAACCAGCGGGGCCCGTACTCCTGTGGATGAATCCACCGTTGTGGACAACTCCGCCACCCCCGCGTCGTTGCGGGGGCGGGGTGCCGCAGCAGCACGACCGCGGCTGATGATTCCGTGCAGCAGAGAGCGACGTTTCACGTGAAACACGATGCCCGGACGGAGTCTTCAGCCCGCTACGACACTCCGAAATCCATACCTATAGGGCCCAACCCGCCCCAAAAGGCACCTTCGGCGACGGACTCAGCGGCGCCTGCGCGCCCGCCCCACCCGTGCGGCCTTAGCCCGCTTGGCCGCGAACCTCACCCCACCGGGGCTTTCTCCGACCTCCACCCGGACCACCGTGGACAACGGGTCGACGACACCCTCGCCCACGTGGAGCACCGAGGTCTTCACCACACCCAGCTTGGTCAGCGCGACCTTCGCCGAGACCAGCTCCTCCTCCGCGGTGTCGCCCTTCAGGGCCAGCATCTCGCCGTAGGGACGCAGCAGCGGTACGCCCCAGCCCGCGAGCCGGTCCAGCGGTGCCACCGCGCGGGCCGTCACCACATGCACGGGCTGGAGCTTGCCCAGCACCTCTTCGGCCCGGCCGCGCACCACGGTGACGTGGTCCAGGCCGAGCAGCTCCACGACTTCCTGGAGGAAGGTCGTCCTGCGCAGCAGCGGCTCCAACAGGGTGATCTTCAGGTCCCGGCGCACCAGGGCGAGCGGGATGCCGGGCAGGCCGGCACCCGAACCCACGTCGCAGACGGTGACGCCCTCCGGCACCACCTCGGAGAGCACCGCGCAGTTCAGCAGGTGCCGCTCCCACAGCCGGGGAACCTCACGCGGCCCGATCAGGCCGCGCTTGACCCCCGCGTCCGCCAGCAGCTCCGCGTACCGCACAGCTTCCGGGAAAAACTCACCGAACACCGCGTGCGCCTCTTCGGGCGCCGGGGGCGCCTCCTCAGGCGCCGCGGGAAGCTCCGCTGCCTCCGTCACGGGGACCGTCCTTCCGTACAGAACCGCTCACGCCAAAACCGTGTCGTTCAACCGTGTCGTTCAACTGCCAGGCTTACAAACTTCGGCCCCGCCTGCGACACAGGCGGGGCCGACACACAACGTTCCCGGTCAGGCCGGGAGCACGACGACGAAGCGCTGCGGCTCCTCGCCCTCGGACTCGCTCTTCAGGCCGGCGGCCGCCACGGCGTCGTGGACGACCTTGCGCTCGAAGGGGGTCATCGGGGCCAGCTTCAGCGGCTCGCCCGAGGCCTTCACGTCAGCGGCGGCCTTGGCGCCCAGCTCCGCCAGCTCCGCGCGCTTCTTCGCCCGGAAGCCCCCGATGTCCAGCATCAGCCGGCTGCGGTCGCCGGTCTCCCGGTGCACGGCGAGGCGGGTCAGCTCCTGGAGGGCCTCCAGGACCTCACCGTCGCGGCCCACGAGCTTCTGCAGGTCACGGCCGCCCGAGTCGCTGACGATCGACACCGCGGCACGGTCGGCCTCGACGTCCATGTCGATGTCGCCGTCCAGGTCGGCGATGTCCAGCAGACCCTCAAGGTAGTCGGCCGCGATCTCACCCTCCTGCTCGAGGCGGGTCAGGGTGTCGCCACTCTCAGCGGCGGCGGTGGTGGTGCCTTCCGTCACGGGAGGGACTCCTTCTACTTCTTCGAGGGCTTGCTGGGGGGCGTCTGACGCTTGGACTTCGGCTGTCGCTTCGGCTGCTGCCGCTTGGTGGCGACACCGCCGCTCGCCGCGTCCGAGTCGGCCGTGGCCTCAGAACTCTTGATCACGGAGCCGTCCGCCTGCGCTGCCATGCCCTGCTTCGTCAGCGCGGTGATGAACTTCCGCTCGTTGTCGTTGCGGTCCGGGCCCTTGGCCACGATCGCCGCGACGATCTTCTTCTTGCCCCGGCCCTTGACGTCGCCGTGGGTGCTGACGTGCTTCAGCAGACGGGTCAGGTACTGGTCCTGGGCCTTGCTGCCCGGCGTCGGGTTCTGGTTGATCACGTACATCTGCTGGCCCATGGTCCACACGTTGGTGGTCAGCCAGTAGATGAGGACACCGACGGGGAAGTTGATGCCCATGACGGCGAAGATCACCGGGAAGATGTACATCAGCATCTTCTGCTGCTGCATGAAGGGGGTCTTGACCGAGAGGTCGACGTTCTTCTGCATCAGCTGGCGCTGCGTGTAGAACTGCGACAGCGACATCAGGACGATCATGACCGCCGTGACGATGCGCACGTTGGTGATCGAGGCGTCCAGGGCCGCGACCTTCTCGGCGCTGTCCGTGAACTTGGCGGCCAGCGGGGCACCGAAGATGTGCGCCTGACGGGCGCTCTCCAGCAGCGACTGGTTGATCACGCCGATGGTCTTGCCGTTGGCGATGCTCGCGAGCACGTGGTAGAGGGCGAAGAAGAACGGCGACTGCGCCAGGATGGGAAGGCACGAGGAGAGCGGGTTGGTGCCCGTCTCCTTGTACAGCTTCATCATCTCTTCGGACTGACGCTGCTTGTCGTTCTTGTAGCGCTCCTGGATCGCCTTCATCTTCGGCTGGAGCGCCTGCATGCCTCGCGTCGCCTTGATCTGCTTCACGAAGAGCGGGATCAGACAGATGCGGATCAGGATCACCAGGGACACGATGGACAGGCCCCAGGCCCATCCACTGTCCGCACCGAAGATCGCGCCGTAGACCTTGTGGAACTGGACGATGATCCACGACACGGGTGTGGTGATAAAGCTGAACAGACTGGCAATCGTGTCCACTAATCAGGCTCCTTGAGCATTGCGAGATCTACGCAACGCACTGCGCAGCTGCTCGTGCCAACGCGGGCGTTTCCGGGGTGGGACATGATCCACACCACCCGGGGACCACGGATTGCACCGCAGGATCCGCCAGGCGGTCAGAACCGTCCCCTTCACCGCACCATGCCGGTCGATGGCCGTGAACCCGTAGTGCGAACACGACGGGTAATAGCGGCACACCGGCCCGAGCAGCGGACTGATCGTCCACTGGTACAGCTTGATCAAAGCGAGCAGCGGGTACTTCATCGAGCCACGCCTCCCAGCAGCCGCGCCAAGGCGGCGTCCAGGTCACGGGCCAGCTCGTCGACGCCGGCGTCAGCGGCTCCGGGCAGGGCCCGCACCACCACCAGGCTACCGGCGGGCAGCTGGGCCAGCCGATCACGCACGAGATGGCGGAGACGGCGCTTGACCCGGTTGCGGACCACGGCGATGCCGACGGCCTTGCTGACGACGAAACCCGCACGCGGCGAGGGATCGACATCCCCCGGCTCGTGCGGGTCCGTTGCACCGCTTGTACGTAGGTGGACGACGAGGAGCGGGCGACCTGCCCGGCGCCCTCGGCGCACCGCGCTCGCGAAGTCCTCGCGCCGCCTCAGCCGATTTTCGGGAGAC contains these protein-coding regions:
- the murJ gene encoding murein biosynthesis integral membrane protein MurJ — encoded protein: MNAPYDGDRAQGTGGPTPSQGTAPGAQVPGQVPAPAPAQDHDPYVQDAYDYDPYRSQDLSAQDPVTEALYDRASHPPPAPGTYQEAGPLYAAPQAPSHGPDPRVWAQTPPPEPDGPSRHLPYGDHAATTQFVGVDSLVTRASEEEPEPDAFTHLYRDQQAAPGVAGPAAEDAPVAAPAPAKPAGKAASLLKSSALMAAGTIVSRITGFGRTLVIAGAIGVATLNDSYQVANTLPTMIYVLVGGGALNAVFIPQLVRAMKNDADGGEAYANRLLTLVITLLGAVTTVCVLAAPLFIRMMSPTIADDPKRLDVAVAFAHYCLPTMFFMGVHVVLGQILNARGRFGAMMWTPVLNNIVVIATFGAFIWAFGGFTTSGVSEGTITPEGVRLLGLGTLLGLAVQSLAMLPYLRDAGFKPRLRFDWKGHGLGKAAGLAKWTFFFVLANQIGLVVVTQLATAAGTAAEKQGHGGTGITAYNYALLLWQMPQAIITVSVMTAVLPRISRSAHDGDAAAVRDDISYGLRTSAVAIVPCAFAFLALGVPMATLLYASAGKDALNIGYVLMAFGLGLIPYSVQYVVLRGFYAYEDTRTPFYNTVIVAAVNAGVSALAYFVLPARWAVVGMAAAYGLGYVVGVGVAWRRLKARLGGDLDGAHVMRTYTRLIGACVPAAAVGGAAAYGVMRVLGSGALGSVAALVAGGIALAAVFLLAAKRMRIEELNSMVGMVRGRLGR
- the sigM gene encoding RNA polymerase sigma factor SigM produces the protein MDDAAAGEHSDQDLLSLHVAGDPDAFGELVRRHRDRLWAVALRTLGDREEAADAVQDALVSAYRAAHTFRGDSAVTTWLHRITVNACLDRARKAASRRTAPLDDTDRLERLLEPHESAEAPAERQDLHRQLLAALSTLPAEQRAALVLVDMQGYPVAEAARILDVPTGTVKSRCARGRAKLLPMLTHLRTDAGDNTTSERGRNRTPGTAVPPAADTRNPEPDPDAVKGGGGRP
- the trxB gene encoding thioredoxin-disulfide reductase; its protein translation is MSDVRNVIIIGSGPAGYTAALYTARASLNPLVFEGAVTAGGALMNTTEVENFPGFRDGIMGPDLMDNMRDQAERFGAELVPDDVVAVDLTGEIKTVTDTAGTVHRAKAVIVTTGSQHRKLGLPNEDALSGRGVSWCATCDGFFFKDQDIAVVGGGDTAMEEATFLSRFAKSVTIVHRRDSLRASKTMQDRAFADPKIKFAWDSEVAEIHGEQKLSGLTLRNTKTGETSELPVTGLFIAVGHDPRTELFTGQLDLDDEGYLKVDAPSTRTNLTGVFGAGDVVDHTYRQAITAAGTGCSAALDAERFLAALADTEPAAATV
- the trxA gene encoding thioredoxin: MAGTLKNVTDADFDDVVLRSDKPVLVDFWAEWCGPCRQIAPSLEAIAAEHGDQIEIVKLNIDQNPGTAAKYGVMSIPTLNVYQGGEVVKTIVGAKPKAAILRDLSDFVEVQA
- a CDS encoding GNAT family N-acetyltransferase, whose amino-acid sequence is MGRRLVPLTLDNLQDLPRRCRSCVFWELDPVTGEAAVKAGTPELEKEAWISAVLLDWGSCGRVVYVDEVPVGFVLYAPPAYVPRAASFPTSPVSPDAVQLITAWIMPGYQGQGLGRVMVQTVAKDLLRRGFKAIEAFGETRWERPACLLPADHLLSVGFKTVRPHPSHPRLRLELRTTLSWKEDVELALDRLLGGARARKEPALRPL
- a CDS encoding ParB/RepB/Spo0J family partition protein; its protein translation is MSERRRGLGRGLGALIPSAPQEKTPVVGTGSANPSAVPVLPSERGIAAAKLAALVQADVSRETSVPVEPAAAEPAGNEVAGATFAELPLDAISPNPKQPRNMQHLDEDALAELVTSIQTVGLLQPVVVRETEPGRYELIMGERRFRACGLAGLESIPAIIRATDDDKLLLDALLENLHRVQLNPLEEAAAYDQLLKEFNCTHDQLADRIGRSRPQVTNTLRLLRLSPDVQLKVASGVLLAGHARALVSVEDFGEQLRLAERIVAEGLSVRSVEEIIQLMGSEPSSTVKPKGPRAGARVSPALSELATRLSDRFETRVKVDLGQKKGKITVEFASMEDLERILGTLAPGEGRVLEQGLSGE